The Staphylococcus saprophyticus subsp. saprophyticus ATCC 15305 = NCTC 7292 genome contains the following window.
CGATTGATTAAATCAGATGTTTCTTGGTGTATTGTTTGAAGACCTAGTTCAACCCATAAATAAGTACGTTCATTCAATTCTGCTAAATACTCGACTACATCATCAGGTAAACAGTCTGGACGTGTACCTATGGATAAACCAACTACACCAGGCTCTTTCAATGCAGTTTCATATTTTTCACGCAATACCTCTACGGGTGCATGTGTATTTGTAAAAGCTTGGAAGTAGGCGATGTATTGGCCATCGTGCCATTTTTCATGCATTCTATCTTTTATTTCTTTAAATTGTACATCGATTGGATCTACACGATTACCTGCAAAGTCACCGCTACCAGCTGCTGAACAAAATGTACAGCCACCATGTGCAACGGTACCATCTCTATTTGGACAATCAAATCCTCCATCAATTGCAACTTTAAATATTTTTTGTCCAAATTTATTTTTTAAATGATAATTCCATGTATGATATCTTTTATTCTCGAATGCGTAAGGGAAGAATTGTCCCATATAACATTTTCCTTTCTAAATTCATTCTAGTTAAAGATTTTAACATATTTTAATGATATAGTGTTTAAAGTAAAATAAGAAATTTTGATGTAGAAAGGAGCTTAATGTTATGAATATGCCTAAATCAGTGTGGTGGCTAGTAATTGGTATGGCATTAAATATCACAGGCTCAAGTTTCTTATGGCCATTAAATACAATTTATATGAATGAAGAATTAGATAAAAGTCTAACTATCGCCGGATTAGTACTAATGATCAATTCATTTGGCATGGTCATAGGTAACTTATTAGGGGGCATGCTTTTTGATAAATTAGGTGGTTATCGTACTATTATTATAGGAACAGTAATTTGTTTGATGAGTACAACACTGCTTAATTTTTTCCATGGTTGGCCATGGTATGCTGTATGGCTAGTAGCACTAGGATTTGGTGGCGGTATGATTGTTCCAGCAATTTATGCATTGGCTGGCGCCGTGTGGCCACAAGGTGGTCGTCAAACTTTTAATGCAATTTATTTGGCTCAAAATTTAGGTGTAGCCATTGGTGCTGCATCAGGTGGATTTGTAGCAGAATTAAGTTTTAATTATATTTTTATAGCGAACTTATTAATGTATGTCGCATTTGCAATTGTAGCCGTGACACAATTCAAAATTAATTTAGATGTTAAAGTGAAATCAACGGACGCAATGAGTCTTTTATCTAAAGCATATAGACCACAGTTTATAGCGCTAACGCTATTATGCGTTATGTTCAGTATTTGTTGGATTGCTTATATTCAATGGGAAAGTACGATAGCTTCGTTTACTCAAGAAATCAATATTTCAATGAGTCAGTACAGTCTGTTATGGACAGTTAACGGCATTATGATTTTAGTTGCGCAACCTTTAATCTTACCTGTCATTAGATTGTTAAAAGGAAACCTAAAATATCAAATGCTTGTTGGGATTGTCATCTTTATTCTCTCTTTCTTTGTGACAAGTTTTGCTGAACAATTTTCAATTTTCATGGTAGGTATGATTATACTTACTTTAGGAGAAATGTTTGTTTGGCCAGCCGTACCAACAATAGCGAATCAATTAGCGCCTAAAGGGAAAGAAGGTTCATTCCAAGGTTATGTTAATTCTGCTGCAACTGTGGGAAAAGCTTTTGGACCATTAATTGGCGGTGTTGTTGTAGATTCGTTTAATATGCAAGCTATGTTTTTAAGTATGATTGTATTATTACTTATTGCACTGGTATTCCTGTTAATATACGATAAAAAATTACCAAAAGATACGTAAGATATATGATGAGTCTGGGATATAAATAAATATCTTAGGCTCGTTTTCAATTGGCAGTCAATGTATCGTCAGCGCTTTGTACAGAAGTGTGCCTTTTGTATAAGCATGAACCTTAATTATCCTTGCGGGCGTGGGTCTATGAAATCACTGTGAAAAACGTTGGTCTCTGTCTCACTACTTTATATAATAATTTATTTTTTAGTTATACATGCTTATCATATGTAGAAAATAAGTATGTTTCCTGTTAAATCAGGTTTTACTCTTGAAATAAATAGTTATTTCAAATATTATTAGTAATGTATAGGAGTAGTAACTTTAAAACTTTTCTACAGAGAACTAGGGTTGGTGGAACCTAGTGTTAAGTTAAAGTGAACTTACCAGGACTTAAAGATAATTTATGACATCTCTTACTATTAGTTAAAATGAGTGCACATTTAATGTGAATTTGGGTGGTACCGCGGCGAAAGTCGTCCCTTTGTAATTAAATAATAGTTTGGGGTGTTTTTTTATTGAATAGGAGGAAAAGTAGTGAATTACAGTCATAATGAAATTGAAAAGAAATGGCAGGACTATTGGGAAGCAAATAAAACTTTTAAAACGAGCGACAATTTAGGGCAAAAGAAATTTTATGCTTTAGATATGTTCCCTTATCCATCAGGAGCAGGCCTGCATGTTGGTCACCCAGAAGGGTATACTGCTACAGATATCATCTCTCGTTATAAACGTATGTTAGGTTATAACGTATTACACCCAATGGGTTGGGATGCATTTGGCTTACCAGCTGAACAATATGCATTAGATACAGGTAATGATCCACGAGAGTTCACTAAAGAAAATATTCAGACCTTTAAGCGTCAGATAAAAGAACTTGGTTTCAGTTATGACTGGGATAGAGAAGTGAATACGACAGATCCTGAATACTACAAATGGACACAATGGATTTTCATACAATTATATAATAAAGGTTTAGCTTATGTAGATGAAGTGGCTGTGAATTGGTGTCCAGCATTAGGTACGGTATTATCGAATGAAGAAGTTATTGATGGCGTATCAGAACGTGGCGGCCATCCTGTATATAGACGTCCAATGAAGCAATGGGTTCTTAAAATTACCGAATATGCAGACAGATTGTTAGAAGATTTAGATGAATTAGACTGGCCAGAGTCATTGAAAGATATGCAACGTAACTGGATTGGCCGTTCTGAAGGTGCATCAGTGGCATTTGATGTGAAAGATTATAATGAGCAAATTGAAGTATTTACTACTAGACCTGATACAATATACGGTGCGTCATTTTTAGTGCTTAGCCCAGAACACGAGCTTGTAGATTTGATTACTACGGAAGATAATAAAGATGATGTAGAAGCTTATCAAAAAGAAGCGGCTAAGAAATCTGATTTAGAACGTACTGGCTTATCAAAAGAAAAGTCTGGTGTATTCACTGGTGCATATGCTGTTAATCCATTATCAGGGCAACAAGTACCAATATGGATTGCAGATTACGTACTATCCACTTACGGTACTGGTGCGGTCATGGCTGTACCTAGTGGTGATCAGCGTGATTATGAATTCGCTAAAACATTTGACTTACCAATTATAGAAGTCATCGAAGGCGGAGATATGAGCAAGGAAGCCTACACTGGCGACGGACCGCATATTAATTCTGGTGAACTAAACGGATTATACAATGAAGCAGCTATAGAAAAAGCGATTGAATTGTTAGAAAATAAAAATGCCGGTACGCGTAAAGTAAACTACAAACTTAGAGATTGGTTGTTCAGTAGACAAAGATATTGGGGCGAACCTATTCCAGTTATTCACTGGGAAGATGGCTCAATGACGACAGTACCTGAAGATGAACTACCATTACTTTTACCAGAAACTGATGAAATAAAACCGTCAGGGACAGGTGAATCACCGTTAGCGAATATTGATGAATTTGTAAACGTTGTCGATGAAGCCACAGGTATGAAAGGCCGCCGTGAAACAAATACGATGCCACAATGGGCAGGTAGCTGTTGGTATTATCTAAGATATATTGATCCAGACAATGAGCAAATGTTAGCAGATCCTGAAAAATTAAAACATTGGTTGCCTGTAGATTTGTATATTGGTGGCGTAGAACATGCTGTATTACATTTATTGTATGCACGATTTTGGCACAAAGTATTATTTGATTTAGGTGTGGTACCAACAAAAGAACCATTCCAAAAGTTATTCAACCAAGGTATGATTTTGGGTGAAGGTAACGAAAAAATGAGTAAATCTAAAGGTAATGTAATTAATCCAGATGATATTGTAAAATCTCATGGTGCGGATACGTTACGTTTATATGAGATGTTTATGGGACCGCTTGATGCCGCTATCGCTTGGAGCGAAAATGGTTTAGATGGTTCGAGACGTTTCTTAGATAGGATTTGGCGTTTATTAATTACAGAAGATGGTTCAATTTCTAATAAAGTGGTAAACAATCATAGTAAGGCTTTAGATAAGAGTTATCACCAAACAGTGAAAAAAGTTACAGAAGATTACAATTCGCTTAACTTTAACACAGCGATTAGTCAACTTATGGTATTTATTAATGATTGTTATAAAGCGGAAGAAATTTATAAACCATATATCGAAGGCTTTATTAAAATGCTGGCGCCGATTGCACCTCATATATCTGAAGAATTGTGGTCACGTTTAGGCCATGATGAAACAATCACTTATCAACCATGGCCATCCTACGATGAAGCGTTACTTGTTGATGACGAAATTGAGATTGTCGTACAAGTAAATGGTAAAGTGCGTGCTAAAATTAATGTATCGAAAGATATTGCGAAAGAAGAAATGGAGCAAATCGCACTAGATAATGAACATGTTAAATCTGAAATAGAAGGTAAAGATATTAAAAAAGTTATTGCAGTTCCTAAAAAACTTGTTAATATCGTCGCTAAATAAACACAGGAGGAATTAATTATGGAATCTATCACAGTAACTGAACTAAAAGAGAAAATTTTGGATGCTAACCCAGTTAACATTGTGGACGTTAGAACTGATCAAGAAACAGCGATGGGTATCATTCCAGGTGCTGAAACCATTCCAATGAATAGTATTCCAGATAATCTAAACTATTTTAATGATAATGAAACGTATTATATTATCTGTAAAGCCGGTGGCAGAAGTGCGCAAGTCGTTCAATACCTTGAACAAAATGGCGTGAATGCAGTGAATGTTGAAGGTGGTATGGATGAATTTGGTGATGAAGGTTTAGATATTAAAAGTATTTAATTATAAAATAAGTAGTTAATTAAAAGCCGAGACATAAGCATATGTCTCGGCTTTCTTAAGGTAATCAACAGTTTATTTATAATGGTTTATTTGTCCATATAGTAATGGCTTTACAGTGAATGATGCACTGTTACTTTATCAAATGTTAATGAAACTATTGGATTTCAATGTTATCTTTTACTATATATCATCAATTTGGAAAAGGCTTGCATTAGTGCCAGCTACATGACCTGTGACAAGGGCGCTTGTGATATTATATCCACCTGTATAACCGTGGATATCCAGTACTTCACCACATAAAAACAAACCAGGTACAAACTTAGACATCATTGTTTTGGGTTGTATTTCTTTTAATGAAACACCACCTCCTGTAACGAAGGCTTTTTCAATAGAAAGTGTGCCGTTAACCGTAAAGGTAAATCCTTTTAATAATTCTACAAGTTGATTAATTTGTGCGTTGGCAATATGGTGCGCTGTTAAATCATCTGAGATATGGGCTTGCTCAATTAAAAATAACAAATAGCGCTCTTCAATTAAGCCATGCAAACTATTTTTAACAAATTTATCAGGTGTTTCTTCTAACAAACGTCTAATCTTTTGTTCGAGTTCATTTTTGGTAAGTTCAGGAAAGGCATCCAGTTGCATTTGAATATCTTGTTTTTTTTGATTCTTTTGTTCTTTATATACAAATTGACTACACCTTAGTGCAGCGGGTCCACTAATTCCAAAGTGAGTGAATAACATATCCATTTGATGTGTTATTCGTGTTTTACCATTCTTTTTTAAAACGGATAGCGCAACATTTTTTAAACTCAAACCTTTGAGACGTTTGTTTTTGATAAATGTTTCAGAAGAAGTGATGGGTACTTCAGTTGGAAATAATTCAGTAATGGAATGTCCCAAGTGTTCGGCAAATTTATAACCATCACCTGTTGAACCAGTTTGAGGGACGCTTGTGCCACCCGTGGCAATAATTAAACTATTGCTTGAAAATTGTTGCTGATCATTTAATGTTACGGTGAAAGTATGTTGGTCCGTGTATTCAATTGATGATACAGTGGATTCTTCTTTTATTTCTACGTTATTCTGTTGCAAAGTATTGATGAGTGCGTCAACAACATCTTGTGCTTTATTAGAGACGGGGAACATACGACCGTGGTCTTCTTCCTTTAAAAGAACGCCTCTAGATTCGAAAAAATGGATGATAGATTCATTATCAAAAACAGAAAAAGGGCTATATAAAAATTTCCCATTACCGGGTATATTTTTGATGATTTCATCATAAGGTAAGCGATTTGTTACGTTGCAACGTCCGCCTCCAGAAATTTTCAATTTACGACCGAGTCCTTTTTTCTTTTCAATTAATAAAATATTATGATTATTGAGACTTGCCGCAGCAGCTGCCATTAGCCCGCTAGGACCGCCACCGATTATAATTGTTTGATACATTTTATTGCCTCCCATAAGCGTATAGTGTTATTTTATAGTAATATAGTTTTGAAAAAAAGTAGTTATCACGTTATTATTAAGATTACGAGTGTAAAATTTAATTTGAGATAGGACGATCTGAATGAGTGAAAGTAAAGAGTTAGTGAGAGGGACCTTTTTAATTACGCTAAGTATTTTAATTACTAAAGTATTAGGTGTAATTTACATTATTCCATTCTACGCCATAATTGGTGGAGAAGAAAATCTGGCGCCTTTCAACTACGCGTATACCCCATATAATATTGCCATTGCCATCGCAACAGCAGGTGTGCCATTGGCAGCATCAAAATATGTTTCGAAATACAATGCGTTAGGCGCATATAAAATTAGTGAAAAACTATATAAATCTAGTTTTATTGTTATGACCATAACAGGATTTATTGGATTTTTAGTATTATATTTATTAGCTCCAAGCATAGCTGGTATTACATTAGCCAATAAAGGTCATGTAGATGGTGGCTGGACTGTTGATGATATTACTTGGATTATAAGAATTATTAGTATCGTGGTCATTTTTATTCCATTATTAGCGACGTGGCGTGGTGTATTCCAAGGTTATAAATCTATGGGGCCAACTGCGGTATCAGAAGTTATAGAACAAATTGCACGTATTTTATTCATTTTAATAGGAAGCTATTTAGTGCTTAATGTGTTTAATGGTAGTGTACTTGTAGCGAATGGTGTTGCGACGTTTGCAGCGGCAATCGGTGCAATCGCAGCAATCATCGTCTTATGGTATTACTGGAGAAAAAGAAAGAGCAACATAGAACGCATGGTTGCAACGGATCATACAGGTATGGATGTCTCATATGGCAAGATGTATAAAGAGATTATTTCATATAGTATTCCTTTCGTTATTGTAAGTTTGAACTTCCCGCTGTTTAATTTAGTCGATCAGTTTACACATAACAGTGCGTTGAATTTAGCAGGTGTACCAAGCAATTTGCATGATTACTTTTTCTCAATTCTGAATATGACAACTAACAAAATTGTGATGATTCCGACATCTTTATCAGCGGGTTTTGCTGTGAGTTTGATTCCATTCATTACAAAGACTTATGCATCAGGCCAGTTACATGAAATGCACAGACAAATACGCACATCTTTAGGTGTATTAATGTACATAACAGTGCCAGCCAGTTTAGGTATTATGGCATTGTCCTTACCTCTGTATACAGTTTTCTATAGTTATAATATTGACGGTAGCCATTTATTATTTTATTATGCACCCGTTGCAATATTAATCGCGTTATTAAGTGTGACAGCGTCAATGTTACAAGGTATAGATAAACAAAAATTAACAGTATTTGTCATTTTAGCAGCAGTAGTAATAAAAATTATTTTAAACACGCCGCTTATAGTTACTTTCCATACGGCAGGCGCAATTTTAAGTACGGCAATCGCGTTATTATTTGCAGTGTTATGTAATTTTTATATTCTTAAAAAGTATGCGAAATTTAACTTTTCTGAGACTTGGTTACACTTTGGAAAAATATTTATGTATGGATTTATCATGATGATTGGGGTTGAATTGACATTCTTCATATTACAAATGTTTATTTCTCCAGAACATAAAATAGGTTCTCTAATTATTCTTGTTATAAGTGTTGTGTTAGGTATGCTGATTTATGGTAGCATGACAATGAAAACAAGACTTGCTGATCAATTCTTAGGTGAAATTCCAAATAAAATCAGACGCAAATTAGGTATTATTAAATGAGATTAGATAAATTTTTATCAAATATGGGTGTTGGCACTCGAACAGAAGTAAAACAACGCTTAAAAAAGAAGCAAGTCACAATTGATGATAAGGTAGAAACGTCACCTAAGAAGCAAATTAATCCAGAACTAGAAATAGTGAAAGTCAATGACCAAAAGATAGACTTTGTTAACAAAGTCTATCTCATGCTTAATAAACCTAAGGACTATATATCAGCTACAACAGATGAACAGCACAAGACAGTGCTCGATTTAATAGAGGACTATAGATACTTAGATTTGTTTCCAGTCGGCCGATTAGATAAAGATACAGAAGGACTTTTATTGATTACCAATGATGGACAATTTAATCACGAATTAATGAGTCCTGGTAAACATGTCGCTAAAACTTATGAAGTGATTTCTCAAAAAAACATTACAAAAAATGATATAAATGCATTTAAAGTGGGTATTGAATTAAATGAGGGATTGGCGAAACCTGCAAAATTAGTCCAAGGTGATGAATTAAACAAATCGTTTGTCACAATATATGAAGGACGTTACCATCAAGTGAAGCGAATGTTTCATGCTATAGATAATGAAGTCTTAGCTTTGAAACGTATTCGTATTGGCGACTTACAACTTGATTCAACATTAGCATCAGGAGAATATCGTCATTTAACTCAGCAAGATTTTAAACTATTAGGATTAAAATAAAGAAGAGGTGTAAATATTATGTCAAAATTATTTAAAGCAATCGTAGGCATAGGGGGAGCAGCTGCAGCAGTAGTGCTTTCCCAAAAAGAAAATAGAGATAAATTAAAAGATGAGTACAGTAAATACAAATCTAATCCAGAATCATACAAACAAAATGCAAAAGATATCGCTAGTCAAATCAGTTCAAAAGCTGGCGAAACATATAATGAAGTAAAACAGGATCCTAAAGGTTATGCTTCAAAAGTAAAACAAGATCCTAAAGGTTTCATTAATGAACAAAAAGATCGTTTCTCTAATGTGTCTGAACAAGAAGAAGAGCACGTTGAAGAAGCAAGATTTACAGATGAAGGTGCAGCCGATCCTTCAAACAATTTACGAGTTGTAACTGAAGAAGAGTTAAAAAATAATAGCAATAAACATGACGGTAAGTAATACGTTGTCATGATTTTATATCAAACCTAGTTCGCAATTGGAACTAGGTTTTTTATATTAATACAGTTTATATATATAGTAAAAGTAAGCGGTTTAACTGTTTTATTATAAAGCATAACAGTTAATTTTTTTGTTTTATGATTACATCTCACTGTAGTTTCTCTACGACTTCATGTAAAATATTAAGTATATAAGTTATAAGAAGGAAGTTGATTGTATATGTGGAGAGACAAAGTAAAAGAATATGAGGATTTCATACTAGAAGATTTGAAAGGTTTACTTTCAATTGAAAGTGTAAGAGAAGACGATAAAGCTTCTGCTGAAAATCCAGTAGGACCTGGACCTAGACAAGCTTTAGATTACATGTATAAAATCGCAGAACGTGACGGCTTTGGCACACATGATGTTGATCATATCGCGGGACGTATTGAAGCGGGTAAAGGCGATGATGTATTTGGTATTTTATGCCATGTGGATGTTGTACCTGCAGGCGATGGATGGGATTCAGATCCGTTCAATCCAGTAGTAACTGATGATAAAATTATTGCTCGTGGTACGTTAGATGATAAAGGGCCGACCATTGCTGCTTATTATGCAGTTAAAATTTTAAATGAAATGAATGTAAACTGGAAGAAACGTATACATATTATTATTGGTACAGATGAAGAGTCTGATTGGAAATGTACTGAGCGTTATTTCCAAACAGAAGAAATGCCTGAATTAGGGTTCGCTCCAGACGCTGAATTTCCTGCTATTCATGGTGAAAAAGGAATAAGCACGTTTGATGTAATTCAAAATGAAAAAGCAGATGATCAAGATGAGCCTGAATATGAATTGCGTTCATTTGTATCAGGACAAAGATATAACATGGTGCCTGATGAAGCGATTGCCAATGTAGCTGTTAAAGAAAATATGACAGATGTTATCCAAAATTTTGAACAATACTTAAACGAGCATGACGTTGAAGGTGAAAGTGTTGTAGATAGCGGTGTCTTGGTGCTTAAAGTACAAGGTAAAGCGGTTCATGGGATGGATCCATCTATAGGCGTCAATGCAGGATTATATTTACTTAACTTCCTTGCAACATTAAATTTAGATAAAACTGCTGCAAATTTCGTAGCGTTTAGCGAACGATACTTGTTTGAGTCACATTTTGGAGAAAAAATGGGAATGAAATTCCACACAGATGTTATGGGCGACGTGACTACTAATGTTGGAATTATCACTTATGATAATCAAGATGGTGGCAAATTCGGCATTAATTTAAGATATCCAGAAGGTTTTGAATTTGAAGAATCGTTAACAAGATTCAAGGGAGAAATTCAATCACTAGGATTTTCAATTGAGTTAGGTAAAAATCAAACACCACATTATGTAGAAAAAGACGACCCATTCTTACAAAGCTTAGTACAAGCCTACCGTAACCAAACTGGTGATGATACAGAACCGTATACGATTGGTGGCGGTACTTATGCACGAAATTTAGATAAAGGTGTTGCATTTGGTGCGATGTTTAGTGATTCTGAAGATTTAATGCATCAAAAAAATGAATATATAACTAAAAAACAATTATTCAATGCGACAAGTATCTATTTAGAATCATTATATAAATTGTGTGTGGAGGAATAAATATGACAAAAGTATTAATAAATGAAAAACTCGTTGATGAACAAGATGCAAATGTGCCTTATAATGATAGAGGTTATGTATTTGGCGACGGTATTTATGAATATATTAGAGTATATGATAATAGTGTATTTACTGCTAAGGAACATTTTGAAAGACTTTTACGTAGTGCAAAAGAAATTGGTCTTGAATTAAAATATAACGTTGAGGAACTTACGGAATTAATACAGGAGTTATTATCAACAAATGGTGTGATTAATGGTGGTGTCTACATTCAAGTTACACGTGGTGCCGCACCGCGTGATCATGCCTTTCCAACACCTTCTGTTGAAACCAATATTATGGCTTTCACTAAATCATATGATCGTCCTTACAAATCATTAGAAGAAGGTATTAATGCGATCACTACTGAAGATATTCGTTGGTTAAGATGCGATATTAAGAGTTTAAACTTGTTGGGTAATGTATTAGCTAAAGAATATGCAGTTAAATATAATGCTCAAGAAGCAATACAACATCGTGGTGATATTGTCACAGAAGGTTCTTCTAGTAATGTGTATGCAATCAAAGATGGTGAAATCTATACACATCCTGTAAATAATTATATTTTAAATGGTATTACGCGTATGGTAATTAAATCTGTTGCTGAAGATAAAGGGATACCTTTTAATGAAGAAACGTTTACATTAGACTTTTTGAAAAGTGC
Protein-coding sequences here:
- a CDS encoding TIGR01212 family radical SAM protein (This family includes YhcC from E. coli K-12, an uncharacterized radical SAM protein.), whose protein sequence is MGQFFPYAFENKRYHTWNYHLKNKFGQKIFKVAIDGGFDCPNRDGTVAHGGCTFCSAAGSGDFAGNRVDPIDVQFKEIKDRMHEKWHDGQYIAYFQAFTNTHAPVEVLREKYETALKEPGVVGLSIGTRPDCLPDDVVEYLAELNERTYLWVELGLQTIHQETSDLINRAHDMKTYYEGIAKLRKHNINICTHIINGLPGEDYNMMMETAREVAQMDVQGIKIHLLHLLKGTPMVKQYDKGMLEFMSQDEYTKLVCDQLEIIPKEMIVHRITGDGPIDLMVGPMWSVNKWEVLNEIDNELAHRDSYQGKYFESTVKS
- a CDS encoding MDR family MFS transporter, whose protein sequence is MNMPKSVWWLVIGMALNITGSSFLWPLNTIYMNEELDKSLTIAGLVLMINSFGMVIGNLLGGMLFDKLGGYRTIIIGTVICLMSTTLLNFFHGWPWYAVWLVALGFGGGMIVPAIYALAGAVWPQGGRQTFNAIYLAQNLGVAIGAASGGFVAELSFNYIFIANLLMYVAFAIVAVTQFKINLDVKVKSTDAMSLLSKAYRPQFIALTLLCVMFSICWIAYIQWESTIASFTQEINISMSQYSLLWTVNGIMILVAQPLILPVIRLLKGNLKYQMLVGIVIFILSFFVTSFAEQFSIFMVGMIILTLGEMFVWPAVPTIANQLAPKGKEGSFQGYVNSAATVGKAFGPLIGGVVVDSFNMQAMFLSMIVLLLIALVFLLIYDKKLPKDT
- the leuS gene encoding leucine--tRNA ligase, which gives rise to MNYSHNEIEKKWQDYWEANKTFKTSDNLGQKKFYALDMFPYPSGAGLHVGHPEGYTATDIISRYKRMLGYNVLHPMGWDAFGLPAEQYALDTGNDPREFTKENIQTFKRQIKELGFSYDWDREVNTTDPEYYKWTQWIFIQLYNKGLAYVDEVAVNWCPALGTVLSNEEVIDGVSERGGHPVYRRPMKQWVLKITEYADRLLEDLDELDWPESLKDMQRNWIGRSEGASVAFDVKDYNEQIEVFTTRPDTIYGASFLVLSPEHELVDLITTEDNKDDVEAYQKEAAKKSDLERTGLSKEKSGVFTGAYAVNPLSGQQVPIWIADYVLSTYGTGAVMAVPSGDQRDYEFAKTFDLPIIEVIEGGDMSKEAYTGDGPHINSGELNGLYNEAAIEKAIELLENKNAGTRKVNYKLRDWLFSRQRYWGEPIPVIHWEDGSMTTVPEDELPLLLPETDEIKPSGTGESPLANIDEFVNVVDEATGMKGRRETNTMPQWAGSCWYYLRYIDPDNEQMLADPEKLKHWLPVDLYIGGVEHAVLHLLYARFWHKVLFDLGVVPTKEPFQKLFNQGMILGEGNEKMSKSKGNVINPDDIVKSHGADTLRLYEMFMGPLDAAIAWSENGLDGSRRFLDRIWRLLITEDGSISNKVVNNHSKALDKSYHQTVKKVTEDYNSLNFNTAISQLMVFINDCYKAEEIYKPYIEGFIKMLAPIAPHISEELWSRLGHDETITYQPWPSYDEALLVDDEIEIVVQVNGKVRAKINVSKDIAKEEMEQIALDNEHVKSEIEGKDIKKVIAVPKKLVNIVAK
- a CDS encoding rhodanese-like domain-containing protein, which codes for MESITVTELKEKILDANPVNIVDVRTDQETAMGIIPGAETIPMNSIPDNLNYFNDNETYYIICKAGGRSAQVVQYLEQNGVNAVNVEGGMDEFGDEGLDIKSI
- a CDS encoding NAD(P)/FAD-dependent oxidoreductase, whose protein sequence is MYQTIIIGGGPSGLMAAAAASLNNHNILLIEKKKGLGRKLKISGGGRCNVTNRLPYDEIIKNIPGNGKFLYSPFSVFDNESIIHFFESRGVLLKEEDHGRMFPVSNKAQDVVDALINTLQQNNVEIKEESTVSSIEYTDQHTFTVTLNDQQQFSSNSLIIATGGTSVPQTGSTGDGYKFAEHLGHSITELFPTEVPITSSETFIKNKRLKGLSLKNVALSVLKKNGKTRITHQMDMLFTHFGISGPAALRCSQFVYKEQKNQKKQDIQMQLDAFPELTKNELEQKIRRLLEETPDKFVKNSLHGLIEERYLLFLIEQAHISDDLTAHHIANAQINQLVELLKGFTFTVNGTLSIEKAFVTGGGVSLKEIQPKTMMSKFVPGLFLCGEVLDIHGYTGGYNITSALVTGHVAGTNASLFQIDDI
- a CDS encoding putative polysaccharide biosynthesis protein translates to MSESKELVRGTFLITLSILITKVLGVIYIIPFYAIIGGEENLAPFNYAYTPYNIAIAIATAGVPLAASKYVSKYNALGAYKISEKLYKSSFIVMTITGFIGFLVLYLLAPSIAGITLANKGHVDGGWTVDDITWIIRIISIVVIFIPLLATWRGVFQGYKSMGPTAVSEVIEQIARILFILIGSYLVLNVFNGSVLVANGVATFAAAIGAIAAIIVLWYYWRKRKSNIERMVATDHTGMDVSYGKMYKEIISYSIPFVIVSLNFPLFNLVDQFTHNSALNLAGVPSNLHDYFFSILNMTTNKIVMIPTSLSAGFAVSLIPFITKTYASGQLHEMHRQIRTSLGVLMYITVPASLGIMALSLPLYTVFYSYNIDGSHLLFYYAPVAILIALLSVTASMLQGIDKQKLTVFVILAAVVIKIILNTPLIVTFHTAGAILSTAIALLFAVLCNFYILKKYAKFNFSETWLHFGKIFMYGFIMMIGVELTFFILQMFISPEHKIGSLIILVISVVLGMLIYGSMTMKTRLADQFLGEIPNKIRRKLGIIK
- a CDS encoding pseudouridine synthase gives rise to the protein MRLDKFLSNMGVGTRTEVKQRLKKKQVTIDDKVETSPKKQINPELEIVKVNDQKIDFVNKVYLMLNKPKDYISATTDEQHKTVLDLIEDYRYLDLFPVGRLDKDTEGLLLITNDGQFNHELMSPGKHVAKTYEVISQKNITKNDINAFKVGIELNEGLAKPAKLVQGDELNKSFVTIYEGRYHQVKRMFHAIDNEVLALKRIRIGDLQLDSTLASGEYRHLTQQDFKLLGLK
- a CDS encoding YtxH domain-containing protein, translated to MSKLFKAIVGIGGAAAAVVLSQKENRDKLKDEYSKYKSNPESYKQNAKDIASQISSKAGETYNEVKQDPKGYASKVKQDPKGFINEQKDRFSNVSEQEEEHVEEARFTDEGAADPSNNLRVVTEEELKNNSNKHDGK
- the pepV gene encoding dipeptidase PepV, with translation MWRDKVKEYEDFILEDLKGLLSIESVREDDKASAENPVGPGPRQALDYMYKIAERDGFGTHDVDHIAGRIEAGKGDDVFGILCHVDVVPAGDGWDSDPFNPVVTDDKIIARGTLDDKGPTIAAYYAVKILNEMNVNWKKRIHIIIGTDEESDWKCTERYFQTEEMPELGFAPDAEFPAIHGEKGISTFDVIQNEKADDQDEPEYELRSFVSGQRYNMVPDEAIANVAVKENMTDVIQNFEQYLNEHDVEGESVVDSGVLVLKVQGKAVHGMDPSIGVNAGLYLLNFLATLNLDKTAANFVAFSERYLFESHFGEKMGMKFHTDVMGDVTTNVGIITYDNQDGGKFGINLRYPEGFEFEESLTRFKGEIQSLGFSIELGKNQTPHYVEKDDPFLQSLVQAYRNQTGDDTEPYTIGGGTYARNLDKGVAFGAMFSDSEDLMHQKNEYITKKQLFNATSIYLESLYKLCVEE